A stretch of Aedes aegypti strain LVP_AGWG chromosome 2, AaegL5.0 Primary Assembly, whole genome shotgun sequence DNA encodes these proteins:
- the LOC5565788 gene encoding facilitated trehalose transporter Tret1, whose translation MVKLLMRADTHVSFTVPAEEPVAKCTFSQVLAALSVSLGSMVVGFSSAYTSPALVSMKDRNITSFEVTDQSGSWVGGIMPLAGLAGGILGGPLIEYLGRKNTILATATPFIISWLLIACATHVAMVLVGRALSGFSVGVASLSLPVYLGETVQPEVRGTLGLLPTAFGNIGILLCFVAGKYMDWSGLAFLGAALPIPFLLLMFLIPETPRWYVSRGRDDRARKALQWLRGKKADVDPELKGIIKSHQDAERHASQSAMLDLMKKANLKPLLISLGLMFFQQLSGINAVIFYTVQIFQDAGSTIDENLCTIIVGVVNFIATFIATMLIDRLGRKMLLYISDVAMIITLMTLGGFFYVKNSGQDVSQVGWLPLAAFVIYVLGFSLGFGPIPWLMMGEILPGKIRGSAASVATAFNWSCTFIVTKTFADIINAIGTHGTFWMFGSICVIGLAFVIFYVPETQGKSLEDIERKMMGRVRRMSSVANIKPLSFNM comes from the exons ATGGTGAAGCTATTGATGCGTGCGGACACCCACGTGTCCTTTACCGTTCCAGCGGAAGAACCGGTTGCCAAGTGCACATTTTCGCag GTATTGGCAGCACTATCAGTATCGCTTGGTTCCATGGTTGTAGGATTCTCGTCAGCTTACACCTCGCCGGCGCTGGTGTCTATGAAGGATCGCAACATTACGTCGTTCGAAGTAACGGATCAGTCG GGTTCATGGGTCGGCGGAATTATGCCCTTGGCCGGTTTGGCTGGCGGTATCCTTGGTGGGCCGCTGATCGAGTACCTTGGTAGGAAGAACACCATCCTGGCAACGGCCACTCCATTCATCATTTCCTGGCTGCTGATTGCATGTGCCACCCACGTTGCGATGGTTCTGGTCG GTCGTGCTTTGTCTGGATTCTCCGTTGGTGTTGCGTCATTATCTTTGCCTGTATACTTGGGTGAGACAGTGCAGCCAGAGGTACGAGGAACACTTGGACTGCTTCCAACGGCTTTCGGTAACATCGGTATTCTTCTGTGCTTCGTTGCCGGAAAGTACATGGACTGGTCAGGATTGGCGTTCCTGGGAGCGGCTTTACCAATACCATTCCTGTTGCTGATGTTCCTCATCCCCGAGACACCTCGTTGGTATGTTTCACGAGGACGTGATGATCGAGCTCGGAAGGCCCTGCAGTGGCTCCGAGGTAAGAAAGCTGACGTAGATCCAGAACTGAAGGGCATCATCAAGTCTCATCAGGATGCGGAACGACATGCATCTCAAAGTGCTATGCTTGATCTAATGAAGAAGGCAAACTTGAAACCCCTGCTCATTTCGCTTGGCTTGATGTTCTTCCAACAGCTATCCGGTATCAACGCCGTCATTTTCTACACCGTGCAGATCTTCCAGGATGCTGGATCAACGATCGATGAAAATCTGTGCACAATCATTGTCGGTGTTGTCAACTTCATAGCCACGTTCATCGCCACCATGCTTATCGATCGATTAGGTAGGAAGATGCTGTTGTACATCTCCGACGTGGCCATGATCATTACCCTAATGACGCTTGGTGGCTTCTTCTATGTGAAGAATAGCGGACAAGACGTTTCACAAGTCGGTTGGTTGCCTCTGGCAGCATTCGTGATATACGTTCTTGGCTTCTCGTTAGGATTTGGTCCCATCCCATGGTTGATGATGGGTGAAATCCTGCCCGGAAAGATCCGAGGATCGGCCGCATCAGTTGCAACGGCCTTCAACTGGTCCTGTACTTTCATTGTCACAAAGACGTTCGCAGATATCATCA ATGCCATCGGAACGCACGGTACCTTCTGGATGTTTGGATCCATTTGTGTGATCGGTTTAGCGTTTGTGATATTCTACGTGCCAGAGACGCAGGGCAAATCCCTGGAGGACATTGAGCGAAAGATGATGGGCCGCGTCCGACGAATGAGCTCGGTGGCCAACATCAAGCCGCTGTCGTTCAACATGTAG